A window from Zingiber officinale cultivar Zhangliang chromosome 7A, Zo_v1.1, whole genome shotgun sequence encodes these proteins:
- the LOC121999609 gene encoding 14.7 kDa ribonuclease H-like protein has protein sequence MAIKEKVLADFVTEVQNPEPDSVWKIYVDGSSTRQGSGISILLISPQEEWVQLSVRLEYRATNNEVEYEALITDLQAARHVGAGKVLIYSDSQLAAQQLTGAFEISNTQLKLYAEAFEKLKASFQEVVIQKIPRAENQAADELAKLASSLSPIVITQPIKQVSFVAHVDQIEGLTFSSD, from the coding sequence ATGGCCATCAAAGAGAAGGTCTTAGCCGACTTTGTCACGGAGGTGCAAAACCCTGAGCCCGACTCAgtatggaaaatatatgtggatgggtcatccaCACGGCAAGGTAGTGGGATCAGCATACTACTTATTTCCCCACAAGAAGAGTGGGTGCAGTTGTCCGTTCGGCTAGAGTACCGGGCAACTAACAATGAAGTCGAGTACGAGGCTCTCATAACCGActtgcaagccgctcggcatgtTGGCGCCGGCAAGGTTCTTATCTACTCAGATTCTCAATTAGCTGCTCAACAGCTGACTGGAGCCTTTGAGATCAGCAACACGCAGCTTAAGTtgtacgctgaagccttcgaaaagctgaaGGCCAGCTTTCAGGAGGTAGTcatccagaagatcccccgagcggagaaccaagcagcGGACGAGCTGGCCAAATTAGCGAGCTCACTCTCGCCGATCGTCATTACTCAACCGATCAAGCAAGTATCCTTCGTGGCGCACGTCGATCAGATAGAGGGGCTCACTTTCTCAAGTGATTAG